In Arsenicicoccus sp. oral taxon 190, the following are encoded in one genomic region:
- a CDS encoding WhiB family transcriptional regulator yields MTVLTARAGERAGQWIQEWAPLGNCVTQDPDALFVQGAAQQQAKQICVGCPVIAECLADALDNRTEFGVWGGMTERERRALLKRRPDVRSWRPVLEAMMTRSKDHKVA; encoded by the coding sequence ATGACTGTTCTGACTGCGCGCGCGGGGGAGCGTGCCGGACAGTGGATCCAGGAGTGGGCGCCGCTCGGCAACTGCGTCACCCAGGATCCGGACGCGTTGTTCGTCCAAGGTGCCGCCCAGCAGCAGGCGAAGCAGATCTGCGTCGGCTGCCCCGTCATCGCCGAGTGCCTGGCCGACGCCCTTGACAACCGCACGGAGTTCGGCGTGTGGGGTGGCATGACCGAGCGCGAGCGTCGCGCCCTGCTCAAGCGTCGCCCGGACGTCCGCAGCTGGCGCCCCGTCCTCGAGGCCATGATGACGCGCAGCAAGGACCACAAGGTCGCCTGA
- a CDS encoding globin domain-containing protein, whose translation MLSPESTAVVQATAGVVAEHAEEITKRFYPHMFAAHPELLRVFNKANQAIGEQPKALAASVVAYAVNLIDPDAPDFTPIMQRIAHKHVSLGIKSYEYTIVGHHLMWAIGDVLGDAVTPEIAAAWDEVYWLFACQLIAEEGKLYALGGTDPEHPWRRYSVVERSDETEESFSLVIKPVEGDLPEHRTGQYVAVAVDLPGGERQPRQYTISGVPGREAFRLTIKRVHGGDDVPDGQVSNWLADNAVVGTVLDVSQPAGDVILDDSEDPLVLVSAGIGITPMAAILEDLSQRQPHRSVRVFHADRSHGTQALYTSMRGQAEAMHDVVGQFWYEEDAENAPTIHPARAGLMDLTDAEIPSGAKVFMCGPLPFMQAARKALLAKGVPAEHIRYEVFGPDLWAQNPDAA comes from the coding sequence GTGCTGTCCCCCGAGTCGACCGCCGTCGTCCAGGCCACTGCCGGCGTGGTTGCCGAGCACGCCGAAGAGATCACCAAGCGCTTCTACCCGCACATGTTCGCGGCGCACCCCGAGCTGCTCCGGGTGTTCAACAAGGCCAACCAGGCCATCGGCGAGCAGCCCAAGGCCCTGGCCGCCAGCGTCGTGGCCTACGCCGTCAACCTGATCGACCCGGACGCCCCGGACTTCACGCCGATCATGCAGCGCATCGCGCACAAGCACGTGTCGCTGGGGATCAAGAGCTACGAGTACACCATCGTCGGGCACCACCTCATGTGGGCGATCGGCGACGTGCTCGGCGACGCCGTCACCCCCGAGATCGCTGCGGCGTGGGACGAGGTCTACTGGCTCTTCGCGTGCCAGCTGATCGCCGAGGAGGGCAAGCTCTACGCGCTCGGCGGGACCGACCCCGAGCACCCGTGGCGTCGGTACTCCGTCGTGGAGCGCAGCGACGAGACCGAGGAGTCCTTCTCGCTGGTTATCAAGCCCGTCGAGGGCGACCTGCCGGAGCACCGCACCGGTCAGTACGTCGCCGTGGCGGTCGACCTGCCGGGCGGCGAGCGCCAGCCGCGGCAGTACACCATCTCCGGGGTGCCCGGGCGCGAGGCCTTCCGCCTCACCATCAAGCGCGTGCACGGCGGGGACGACGTGCCCGACGGCCAGGTCAGCAACTGGCTCGCCGACAACGCGGTCGTCGGCACCGTGCTGGACGTGTCGCAGCCCGCCGGCGACGTCATCCTCGACGACTCCGAGGACCCGCTGGTGCTCGTCTCCGCCGGCATCGGGATCACCCCCATGGCCGCGATCCTGGAGGACCTGTCCCAGCGGCAGCCGCACCGCTCGGTGCGCGTCTTCCACGCCGACCGCTCGCACGGGACGCAGGCGCTCTACACCTCGATGCGCGGGCAGGCCGAGGCGATGCACGACGTGGTCGGTCAGTTCTGGTACGAGGAGGACGCCGAGAACGCCCCCACCATCCACCCGGCGCGCGCCGGCCTCATGGACCTGACGGACGCCGAGATCCCTTCGGGCGCCAAGGTCTTCATGTGTGGCCCGCTGCCCTTCATGCAGGCCGCCCGCAAGGCGCTCCTGGCCAAGGGCGTCCCGGCCGAGCACATCCGCTACGAGGTCTTCGGCCCCGACCTGTGGGCGCAGAACCCGGACGCCGCCTGA
- a CDS encoding penicillin-binding protein: MKQGRLSAIPTVMSLLTAFLAVAVVGGFLGAGLLIPATALMGTVVKSGVEVYEELPTEFTSVVPEQQSEILAADGKTVIATLYVQNRIIVPITAISPWMQKAQVSIEDHRFYEHGGVDLEGIGSAVAGAAMGGAPRGASTLTQQYVKVTLEKSALDRGDTQAAKAAKAVTASRKLQELKYAVQVEKQMTKEQILQNYLNLVYFGDQAYGVEAAARHYFRTTAAKLTVPQAATLAGVVQQPGANDPIRNPKAALARRNVVLDAMHRYGYIDAKQLAAAKASPLGVVKSDPPKNSCAAATYPFWCDYVVNYLKTLPALGATPQEREGRVLRGGYRIVTTIDPELQKQAAASMGRVISAQDYPKFGSAATTVETSTGKIRAMVQSTGYNPSGKAAPGSTQVNWAADYRYGASGGFSVGSTMKLFAVVEALKQGKGESYPIPGIRPPGTPWYPREFQAGCQPGGPLKIGNAEGDNPKPGETIGGATRNSINTAFLALSADIGTCNIRNTALEMGMHNSSRASEAPDGKPLSTYPQILLLGEDASPETMASMYAIIANRGISCPNTPIEAITDSAGKKVDLKLPGCKRVLDENIANQAAGIFQGVMTDGTGKARQIGRPAIGKTGTDADNETWFVGATPQYSTAVWAGTPDSNDGSWRNLRLHATDGSSQFYPKAMGYLIPGPIWQGIMSAAHEGLPVVPFGNAAQPVADGTSTAIPDVGGMSVEEATTTLEAAGFQVTVGGRVASGYPRGTVARTRPTSQAPKGSTITLRVSTGQRARAAAPRPNAPAPAAPAPAPAAPAPAAPAPAAPAPAPAAPAPAAPPAAPPAPAPR, encoded by the coding sequence ATGAAGCAGGGACGACTGAGCGCCATCCCCACCGTGATGAGCCTGTTGACGGCCTTCCTCGCGGTGGCGGTGGTCGGCGGATTCCTCGGCGCGGGGCTGCTGATCCCGGCGACGGCGCTGATGGGGACCGTCGTCAAGTCCGGGGTCGAGGTCTACGAGGAGCTGCCGACGGAGTTCACCTCCGTGGTGCCCGAGCAGCAGTCCGAGATCCTCGCGGCGGACGGCAAGACGGTCATCGCGACGCTCTACGTCCAGAACCGCATCATCGTCCCCATCACGGCGATCTCCCCCTGGATGCAGAAGGCCCAGGTGTCGATCGAGGACCACCGCTTCTACGAGCACGGCGGCGTCGACCTCGAGGGCATCGGCTCGGCCGTGGCGGGGGCTGCGATGGGCGGCGCGCCGCGCGGTGCCTCCACCCTCACCCAGCAGTACGTCAAGGTCACCCTCGAGAAGTCCGCCCTGGACCGCGGTGACACCCAGGCGGCCAAGGCCGCCAAGGCGGTCACGGCGTCCCGCAAGCTCCAGGAGCTGAAGTACGCCGTCCAGGTCGAGAAGCAGATGACCAAGGAGCAGATCCTCCAGAACTACCTCAACCTCGTCTACTTCGGGGACCAGGCGTATGGCGTGGAGGCCGCCGCCCGTCACTACTTCCGCACCACCGCGGCCAAGCTCACGGTCCCGCAGGCGGCGACCCTGGCCGGCGTGGTGCAGCAGCCCGGGGCCAACGACCCGATCCGCAACCCCAAGGCCGCGCTGGCCCGCCGCAACGTGGTGCTGGACGCGATGCACCGCTACGGGTACATCGACGCCAAGCAGCTCGCGGCCGCGAAGGCCTCGCCGCTCGGCGTCGTCAAGTCCGACCCGCCCAAGAACAGCTGCGCGGCGGCGACCTACCCCTTCTGGTGCGACTACGTCGTCAACTACCTCAAGACGCTGCCGGCGCTCGGGGCGACCCCGCAGGAGCGCGAGGGGCGGGTCCTGCGTGGCGGCTACCGCATCGTCACGACCATCGACCCCGAGCTGCAGAAGCAGGCAGCCGCCTCGATGGGCCGGGTGATCTCGGCGCAGGACTACCCGAAGTTCGGGTCCGCCGCGACCACCGTGGAGACCAGCACCGGCAAGATCCGGGCGATGGTGCAGTCCACGGGCTACAACCCCTCGGGCAAGGCGGCGCCCGGATCGACCCAGGTCAACTGGGCCGCCGACTACCGCTACGGCGCGTCCGGCGGCTTCAGCGTGGGGTCGACGATGAAGCTCTTCGCCGTCGTCGAGGCGCTCAAGCAGGGCAAGGGCGAGAGCTACCCGATCCCGGGGATCCGCCCGCCCGGCACGCCGTGGTACCCCCGCGAGTTCCAGGCCGGCTGCCAGCCGGGCGGCCCGCTGAAGATCGGCAACGCCGAGGGCGACAACCCCAAGCCCGGGGAGACCATCGGCGGGGCCACCCGCAACTCGATCAACACGGCCTTCCTCGCCCTCTCCGCGGACATCGGGACGTGCAACATCCGCAACACCGCGCTCGAGATGGGGATGCACAACTCCAGCCGCGCCTCCGAGGCGCCGGACGGCAAGCCGCTCAGCACCTACCCCCAGATCCTGCTGCTGGGTGAGGACGCCAGCCCCGAGACCATGGCGTCGATGTACGCCATCATCGCCAACCGCGGCATCTCCTGCCCCAACACCCCCATCGAGGCGATCACCGACAGCGCCGGCAAGAAGGTCGACCTCAAGCTGCCCGGCTGCAAGCGGGTGCTGGACGAGAACATCGCCAACCAGGCGGCCGGGATCTTCCAGGGCGTCATGACCGACGGCACCGGCAAGGCCCGCCAGATCGGTCGGCCCGCCATCGGCAAGACCGGCACCGACGCCGACAACGAGACCTGGTTCGTCGGGGCCACCCCGCAGTACTCCACCGCCGTGTGGGCCGGCACCCCCGACAGCAACGACGGCTCGTGGCGCAACCTGCGGCTGCACGCCACGGACGGCAGCTCGCAGTTCTACCCCAAGGCGATGGGCTACCTGATCCCCGGACCGATCTGGCAGGGCATCATGAGCGCCGCCCACGAGGGCCTGCCGGTCGTGCCCTTCGGCAACGCCGCGCAGCCCGTCGCGGACGGCACCAGCACCGCGATCCCCGACGTGGGGGGCATGTCGGTGGAGGAGGCCACGACCACCCTGGAGGCGGCCGGCTTCCAGGTGACCGTGGGCGGCCGGGTCGCCTCCGGCTACCCCCGCGGCACCGTGGCCCGGACCCGACCCACCAGCCAGGCGCCCAAGGGCAGCACGATCACGCTGCGGGTCTCCACCGGTCAGCGCGCCCGCGCGGCGGCTCCGCGGCCCAACGCGCCGGCGCCCGCGGCGCCGGCTCCGGCACCCGCAGCACCTGCTCCGGCAGCTCCTGCCCCGGCAGCACCCGCTCCGGCGCCTGCCGCGCCGGCCCCGGCCGCTCCGCCTGCTGCGCCGCCGGCCCCGGCGCCCCGCTGA
- a CDS encoding DUF4177 domain-containing protein, with protein MTTWEYATVPLIVHATKQILDQWGEDGWELVQVLQGPEGNLVAYLKRPKQG; from the coding sequence ATGACCACCTGGGAGTACGCCACCGTGCCGCTGATCGTCCACGCCACCAAGCAGATCCTCGACCAGTGGGGCGAGGACGGCTGGGAGCTCGTGCAGGTGCTGCAGGGTCCGGAGGGCAACCTCGTGGCCTACCTCAAGCGGCCCAAGCAGGGCTGA
- a CDS encoding RidA family protein produces the protein MSEVERRLAELGLSVPDVAAPVAAYVPALQDGRRIHTSGQLPMVQGSLAETGKVGEGDGLVPPERAKELAQVCALNAIAAVKSVVGDLDRVAQVVKVVGFVASDPSFTGQPGVVNGASELLGHAFGEHGVHARSAVGVVVLPLDAPVELEITVALADD, from the coding sequence ATGAGTGAAGTCGAGCGTCGCCTGGCCGAGCTGGGGCTGTCGGTCCCCGACGTCGCGGCCCCGGTCGCGGCCTATGTCCCGGCGCTGCAGGACGGCCGCCGGATCCACACCTCCGGGCAGCTGCCGATGGTGCAGGGCTCCCTCGCCGAGACGGGCAAGGTCGGCGAGGGCGACGGGCTCGTGCCCCCCGAGCGCGCCAAGGAGCTCGCGCAGGTGTGCGCCCTCAACGCCATCGCCGCCGTGAAGTCCGTCGTCGGTGACCTGGACCGGGTGGCCCAGGTCGTCAAGGTGGTCGGGTTCGTGGCGAGCGACCCGTCGTTCACCGGCCAGCCCGGCGTCGTCAACGGCGCGAGCGAGCTGCTCGGCCACGCCTTCGGCGAGCACGGCGTGCACGCGCGGTCCGCGGTCGGGGTCGTCGTGCTGCCGCTGGACGCGCCGGTCGAGCTCGAGATCACCGTCGCGCTCGCCGACGACTGA
- a CDS encoding ArsA-related P-loop ATPase, with amino-acid sequence MPIAAPGSPAGPRRRPRLHVVTGKGGTGKTTVAAALALALAERGRRVLLAEVEQRQALAPVLGCSPVGDHERLVQTTPAGGELYALAVDPRAALMEYLRLYYRLGPAGALLDQVGAVEFATDIAPGLADVLVMGKLYEATRRTPAHQRPRGAPDHYDQVVVDAPPTGRVVRFLEANTQVADLAKVGPIRHQADAVTTLVHSDQVVVHLVTLLEEMPVAETVEAVAQLREAGLHPGMVVVDQVRDDGLSEGDLDVFDAVVDDRVGASQVADALRRAGAPDPDALAAGLVAHARDHAARLEAEGAQQELLDPLGLPTVLLPHLPAGVGPRGLRELARSVAEQVGEDL; translated from the coding sequence ATGCCGATCGCCGCCCCCGGGTCCCCCGCCGGCCCGCGGCGTCGACCGAGGCTCCACGTCGTCACCGGCAAGGGCGGGACGGGCAAGACCACCGTGGCGGCCGCGCTCGCGCTGGCCCTGGCCGAGCGGGGTCGCCGGGTGCTGCTGGCCGAGGTGGAGCAGCGGCAGGCGCTGGCCCCGGTGCTCGGGTGCAGCCCCGTGGGGGACCACGAGCGGCTTGTGCAGACGACCCCCGCGGGCGGGGAGCTCTACGCCCTGGCCGTCGACCCGCGCGCCGCCCTGATGGAGTACCTCCGGCTCTACTACAGGCTCGGGCCCGCAGGGGCGCTGCTCGACCAGGTCGGGGCCGTGGAGTTCGCGACCGACATCGCGCCCGGGCTCGCGGACGTGCTCGTGATGGGCAAGCTCTACGAGGCGACCCGCCGCACCCCGGCCCACCAGCGGCCCCGCGGCGCCCCGGACCATTACGACCAGGTCGTGGTGGACGCGCCCCCGACGGGACGGGTCGTGAGATTCCTGGAGGCCAACACGCAGGTCGCCGACCTCGCCAAGGTCGGCCCGATCCGGCACCAGGCCGACGCCGTGACGACGTTGGTGCACTCCGACCAGGTCGTCGTGCACCTCGTGACCCTGCTCGAGGAGATGCCCGTGGCCGAGACCGTCGAGGCGGTGGCCCAGCTGCGCGAGGCCGGCCTGCACCCGGGGATGGTGGTCGTCGACCAGGTGCGGGACGACGGCCTGTCGGAGGGGGACCTGGACGTCTTCGACGCGGTCGTGGACGACCGGGTGGGGGCCTCGCAGGTGGCGGACGCGCTGCGCCGCGCGGGCGCACCCGACCCGGACGCGCTGGCGGCCGGCCTCGTCGCCCATGCCCGTGACCACGCGGCCCGGCTGGAGGCCGAGGGCGCCCAGCAGGAGCTGCTCGACCCGCTGGGCCTGCCCACGGTGCTGCTCCCCCACCTGCCCGCAGGGGTGGGGCCGCGAGGGTTGCGGGAGCTGGCGCGGTCGGTGGCCGAGCAGGTGGGTGAGGACCTGTGA
- a CDS encoding GatB/YqeY domain-containing protein yields MTTLKQTLQHDLTEAMRAHDKVRTATLRMALTAVTTAEVAGTAHELTDDEVLKVLAKEAKKRTDAVEAYQAAGREELAAAETAEREVLEGYLPAQLEDAAIEALVAEAVGETGATGMAQMGQVMKVAQAKAAGRAEGGRVAAAVRRALAS; encoded by the coding sequence ATGACCACTCTGAAGCAGACCCTGCAGCACGACCTGACCGAGGCGATGCGCGCCCACGACAAGGTGCGCACCGCCACGCTGCGGATGGCGCTGACGGCCGTGACCACCGCCGAGGTGGCGGGCACGGCGCACGAGCTGACCGACGACGAGGTCCTGAAGGTGCTGGCCAAGGAGGCCAAGAAGCGGACCGACGCGGTGGAGGCCTACCAGGCGGCGGGCCGCGAGGAGCTGGCCGCGGCGGAGACGGCGGAGCGGGAGGTGCTGGAGGGATACCTGCCGGCGCAGCTGGAGGACGCGGCGATCGAGGCGCTGGTGGCCGAGGCGGTCGGCGAGACCGGCGCCACGGGGATGGCGCAGATGGGTCAGGTCATGAAGGTCGCGCAGGCCAAGGCCGCCGGCCGGGCAGAGGGTGGCCGGGTCGCGGCCGCGGTGCGGCGGGCCCTGGCGTCCTGA
- a CDS encoding ArsA-related P-loop ATPase → MTHDETRPAEAARDAAARHTEERHTEERLTDLVRDPRTRVVLCCGSGGVGKTTTSAALALDAAEAGRRVVVLTIDPARRLAQALGLAELDNTPRRVAGVDESAGGHLDAMMLDMKRTFDEVVLAHASPQAAEQILANPFYRSVSSSFAGTQEYMAMEKLGQLRAEADRDGRWDLIVVDTPPSRSALDFLDAPARLGSFLDGRLVRLLTAPARVGGRLGVRTLTGGMSLAAGVLGRLLGGQLLADVQTFVLALDTMFGGFRERADRTYAQLSEPGTAFVVVTTPEPAAVREADYFVRRLRSEEMPLAALVVNRLVRPVTGTPGAREMRALAERVTGEDDAARAARVLLTTGAASDDVAQRHAEVVAEQRRLLPGLLVPQVPVAATDVHDLEGLRGVAASL, encoded by the coding sequence GTGACCCATGACGAGACCCGGCCCGCCGAGGCGGCACGGGACGCGGCGGCACGGCATACGGAGGAGCGGCATACGGAGGAGCGGCTCACCGACCTGGTGCGCGACCCACGCACCCGGGTCGTGCTCTGCTGCGGCTCGGGAGGGGTGGGCAAGACGACCACCTCGGCCGCGCTGGCGCTGGACGCGGCGGAGGCCGGCCGACGCGTCGTGGTGCTGACGATCGACCCGGCCCGGCGGCTCGCGCAGGCCCTCGGGCTGGCCGAGCTCGACAACACGCCGAGGCGGGTGGCGGGGGTGGACGAGTCCGCGGGCGGCCACCTCGACGCGATGATGCTGGACATGAAGCGCACCTTCGACGAGGTGGTGCTCGCCCACGCGTCGCCGCAGGCCGCGGAGCAGATCCTGGCCAACCCGTTCTACCGCTCGGTGTCGAGCTCCTTCGCGGGCACCCAGGAGTACATGGCGATGGAGAAGCTCGGGCAGCTGCGCGCCGAGGCCGACCGCGACGGGCGCTGGGACCTCATCGTCGTGGACACGCCACCGAGCCGGTCGGCGCTGGACTTCCTGGACGCGCCGGCGCGGCTGGGGTCCTTCCTCGACGGCCGGCTGGTGCGGCTGCTCACCGCCCCGGCGCGGGTCGGCGGCCGCCTCGGGGTCCGCACGCTGACGGGCGGGATGTCGCTGGCGGCCGGGGTGCTCGGCAGGCTGCTCGGGGGCCAGCTGCTGGCGGACGTGCAGACCTTCGTGCTGGCGCTGGACACGATGTTCGGCGGCTTCCGCGAGCGGGCCGACCGCACCTATGCCCAGCTGTCCGAGCCGGGCACGGCCTTCGTCGTCGTGACCACCCCCGAGCCGGCGGCCGTGCGGGAGGCCGACTACTTCGTGCGGCGGCTGCGCAGCGAGGAGATGCCGCTCGCGGCCCTGGTCGTCAACAGGCTCGTGCGCCCGGTGACGGGGACACCGGGCGCACGAGAGATGCGGGCGCTGGCCGAGCGCGTGACGGGGGAGGACGACGCCGCGCGGGCGGCGCGGGTCCTGCTGACGACGGGTGCGGCCTCGGACGACGTGGCCCAGCGGCACGCCGAGGTCGTGGCCGAGCAGCGGAGGCTGCTGCCGGGGTTGCTGGTGCCGCAGGTGCCGGTCGCGGCCACCGACGTCCACGACCTCGAGGGCCTGCGCGGGGTCGCGGCGTCGCTGTGA
- a CDS encoding metallophosphoesterase: MKTLLRTLAGLTAAGAATVAYASVVERNAFVLRRVTAPVLPRGQAPLRVLHLSDMHLVPGQERKVEWVRSLAALEPDLVVNTGDNLAHLQAVPVAMRALEPLLELPGAFVMGSNDYLAPHAKNPFTYFTSDHARVKGERRTLPTGDLIAGFETAGWVNLNNHRSTLEVDGRALELIGVDDPHIRRDRYEEVAGPADPDADLTVGIAHAPYLRTLDAFAHDGARLIIAGHTHGGQVCVPFYGALVTNCDLGTERVKGLSRWWEGCDNAPSDQAPTDAAWLNVSAGLGTSPFAPVRLACRPEATLLTLRARS; the protein is encoded by the coding sequence ATGAAGACTCTGCTGCGCACCCTCGCCGGACTGACCGCGGCCGGCGCCGCGACGGTCGCCTACGCCTCGGTCGTCGAGCGCAACGCCTTCGTGCTGCGCCGCGTCACCGCGCCGGTGCTGCCCCGCGGCCAGGCGCCGCTGCGGGTGCTGCACCTGTCGGACATGCACCTGGTGCCCGGCCAGGAGCGCAAGGTCGAGTGGGTGCGCTCGCTCGCCGCGCTCGAGCCCGACCTGGTCGTCAACACCGGCGACAACCTCGCCCACCTGCAGGCCGTCCCGGTCGCGATGCGGGCGCTCGAGCCGCTGCTGGAGCTGCCGGGGGCCTTCGTGATGGGCTCCAACGACTACCTGGCCCCGCACGCCAAGAACCCGTTCACCTACTTCACCTCCGACCACGCGAGGGTGAAGGGCGAGCGGCGCACGCTCCCGACCGGGGACCTGATCGCCGGGTTCGAGACGGCCGGGTGGGTCAACCTCAACAACCACCGCTCGACCCTCGAGGTCGACGGCCGCGCCCTCGAGCTCATCGGCGTGGACGACCCCCACATCAGGCGCGACCGCTACGAGGAGGTCGCAGGGCCCGCCGACCCCGACGCCGACCTGACCGTCGGGATCGCCCACGCGCCCTACCTGCGCACCCTCGACGCCTTCGCCCACGACGGCGCCCGCCTGATCATCGCCGGGCACACCCACGGCGGCCAGGTGTGCGTGCCCTTCTACGGCGCACTGGTCACCAACTGCGACCTCGGCACCGAGCGGGTCAAGGGGCTGTCGCGCTGGTGGGAGGGCTGCGACAACGCCCCGTCCGACCAGGCCCCGACCGACGCCGCGTGGCTCAACGTCTCGGCCGGGCTCGGCACCTCGCCGTTCGCGCCGGTGCGGCTCGCCTGCCGACCGGAGGCCACGCTGCTGACGCTGCGCGCCCGCAGCTGA
- a CDS encoding NAD(P)/FAD-dependent oxidoreductase — protein sequence MSHGLVVVGSGPAGVSAAQAYRDAGGDGPVVIVSADIDPPYQRPPLSKDVLAGVAPAEPVPIDEADPDLQGITLHLGTRVDRVDPQRQVVHAGGREIPYAALVLASGTHPAPLPGADPDAEVRQLRSLADARRLVEAATHARTAVVIGSGFIGCEAAASLARRGVDVTVVTTERGPQVERLGERASRLLRDWLTEEGVVLVTDVQVTGVQARREVHLSDGTTHSPDLVLAALGVAPSTDYLEGSGVQMHEGRVVVDDHLRTSVPGVWAAGDVARAHHAAAGRPIEVEHWGDALTMGEIAARNAAGGDEAWDAVPGFWSEIGDRTLKYTAWGDGFDDVRVDERPGSLTVWYSRDGVVVGALTYEADEDYERAEALVRDGAPIDAVLAQP from the coding sequence ATGAGTCACGGACTGGTCGTCGTCGGATCCGGGCCGGCGGGCGTGTCCGCGGCCCAGGCCTACCGGGATGCGGGAGGTGACGGTCCCGTCGTCATCGTCAGCGCCGACATCGACCCGCCATACCAGCGACCCCCGCTGAGCAAGGACGTCCTGGCGGGCGTCGCCCCGGCCGAGCCCGTCCCGATCGACGAGGCGGACCCGGACCTGCAGGGGATCACCCTCCACCTCGGGACCCGCGTCGACCGGGTCGACCCCCAGCGGCAGGTGGTCCACGCGGGGGGCCGCGAGATCCCGTATGCCGCACTCGTGCTCGCCTCGGGGACGCACCCGGCACCGCTGCCCGGTGCGGACCCCGACGCCGAGGTCCGGCAGCTGCGCAGCCTCGCCGACGCGCGCCGGCTCGTGGAGGCCGCGACGCACGCCCGGACCGCGGTCGTGATCGGCTCCGGCTTCATCGGGTGCGAGGCCGCGGCATCCCTGGCGCGGCGGGGCGTCGACGTCACCGTCGTGACCACCGAGCGCGGCCCCCAGGTGGAGCGTCTCGGCGAGCGGGCGTCCCGGCTGCTGCGAGACTGGTTGACCGAGGAAGGCGTCGTCCTCGTCACGGACGTGCAGGTCACCGGGGTGCAGGCGCGCCGCGAGGTGCACCTGTCCGACGGCACCACCCACTCCCCCGACCTGGTGCTCGCCGCGCTAGGGGTGGCCCCCTCCACGGACTACCTGGAGGGCTCGGGCGTGCAGATGCACGAGGGACGCGTGGTCGTCGACGACCACCTGCGGACCTCGGTGCCGGGCGTGTGGGCGGCGGGCGACGTGGCCCGGGCCCACCACGCGGCCGCCGGCAGGCCCATCGAGGTGGAGCACTGGGGCGACGCGCTGACCATGGGCGAGATCGCGGCGCGCAACGCCGCCGGCGGGGACGAGGCGTGGGACGCGGTGCCGGGCTTCTGGTCCGAGATCGGCGACCGCACCCTCAAGTACACCGCCTGGGGCGACGGCTTCGACGACGTCCGGGTCGACGAGCGACCGGGCTCCCTGACCGTGTGGTACTCCCGCGACGGGGTCGTGGTCGGCGCCCTCACCTACGAGGCCGACGAGGACTACGAGCGGGCGGAGGCGCTGGTGCGCGACGGCGCCCCCATCGACGCCGTGCTCGCGCAACCCTGA
- a CDS encoding threonine aldolase family protein, with product MTRTPAPDDRLEAAKGGCTDWFARPPVTMADELRALASVAGADSTERDLYGDGGPVALLEARVAQELAAEAAVFFPSGVMAQQAALRVWCDRSGSRRVAMPDLSHLLVHEEDGPRVLHGFEVCHLTTGPVTPTAVDVEALPGHVGAVLVELPLRDGGYLLPDLVELQAISATCRYRSIPLHLDGARLWEAAAGLGVPPHEVSALADSTYVSFYKGLGGLAGAAVGASADVAEELRLWRRRLGGTVFTAYPVALAALHGLETMLPRMGELHAYARELAAALPGRGFVVAPQEVRSLAFRVFAPGTPTELRDRAVSVMERDRVALPHQWRAADLPGWVWTEVTVTPHVAARPIEASAELLGRLLG from the coding sequence ATGACGCGCACCCCGGCCCCCGATGACCGTCTCGAGGCAGCGAAGGGCGGCTGCACCGACTGGTTCGCGAGGCCGCCGGTGACGATGGCGGACGAGCTGCGGGCGCTGGCCTCGGTGGCGGGTGCGGACTCGACCGAGCGTGACCTCTACGGGGACGGCGGCCCGGTGGCGCTGCTGGAGGCCCGGGTGGCGCAGGAGCTCGCGGCCGAGGCTGCGGTGTTCTTCCCGAGCGGGGTGATGGCCCAGCAGGCGGCGCTGCGGGTCTGGTGCGACCGCAGCGGGTCGCGGCGGGTGGCGATGCCGGACCTGTCGCACCTGCTGGTGCACGAGGAGGACGGCCCGCGGGTCCTGCACGGCTTCGAGGTGTGCCACCTGACCACCGGCCCGGTCACGCCCACAGCGGTCGACGTGGAGGCGCTGCCCGGCCACGTCGGCGCCGTCCTCGTGGAGCTGCCGCTGCGGGACGGCGGCTACCTGCTCCCGGACCTCGTTGAGCTGCAGGCGATCTCGGCCACCTGCCGGTACCGCTCGATCCCGCTGCACCTCGACGGGGCGCGGCTGTGGGAGGCGGCGGCCGGCCTCGGCGTGCCGCCCCACGAGGTGTCCGCCCTCGCCGACTCCACCTACGTGTCCTTCTACAAGGGGCTCGGCGGCCTCGCGGGGGCCGCGGTCGGCGCGAGCGCGGACGTGGCCGAGGAGCTGCGGCTGTGGCGGCGGCGGCTGGGCGGGACGGTCTTCACGGCATACCCGGTCGCGCTGGCGGCGCTGCACGGGCTGGAGACGATGCTGCCGAGGATGGGTGAGCTGCACGCGTACGCCCGGGAGCTCGCGGCGGCCCTGCCCGGGCGGGGGTTCGTGGTGGCGCCGCAGGAGGTGCGGTCGCTGGCGTTCCGGGTCTTCGCGCCGGGGACGCCGACCGAGCTGCGGGATCGGGCGGTGTCGGTGATGGAGCGGGACCGGGTGGCGCTGCCCCACCAGTGGCGCGCGGCGGACCTGCCCGGGTGGGTGTGGACCGAGGTCACCGTGACGCCGCACGTCGCGGCCCGCCCGATCGAGGCGTCCGCCGAGCTGCTGGGCCGGCTCCTGGGTTGA